The following coding sequences lie in one Alicyclobacillus curvatus genomic window:
- a CDS encoding (2Fe-2S)-binding protein — protein sequence MAGTQVIHFRLNGRPVEIAVESHENLVEVLRRGFQMYSVRESCGQGLCGCCTVYVNGTAVSGCLYLAAFVDGCDVMTAEGQGSLDALSVVQQAFVECEGFQCGFCTPGMVMMATQLLQEHPEPTDEQIRHYMSGNLCRCAAYTEIIAAVHRAAELMKAQGLTWPVAT from the coding sequence ATGGCAGGCACACAAGTGATTCACTTTCGCTTAAACGGCCGACCGGTAGAAATTGCAGTCGAGTCGCATGAGAACCTGGTTGAGGTGCTGAGGCGTGGCTTCCAGATGTACAGCGTGCGAGAGAGTTGCGGTCAGGGCTTGTGCGGGTGCTGCACTGTCTACGTGAATGGGACAGCCGTCTCCGGATGCCTGTATCTTGCGGCCTTCGTCGATGGCTGTGATGTCATGACCGCCGAGGGTCAGGGAAGCCTGGATGCATTGTCTGTTGTGCAACAAGCGTTTGTCGAATGCGAAGGCTTTCAATGCGGTTTTTGCACCCCTGGAATGGTGATGATGGCGACCCAGTTGCTGCAAGAACACCCAGAGCCAACTGACGAGCAAATCCGTCACTACATGTCGGGGAACCTCTGTCGCTGCGCGGCTTACACAGAAATCATTGCAGCCGTTCACCGTGCTGCTGAGCTGATGAAAGCACAAGGTCTGACATGGCCCGTTGCGACGTGA
- a CDS encoding UbiD family decarboxylase: MPNSLNLRNWLDDMRQADNLQVLKGADWNLELGAISEMNVKQDGHSALLFDEIMGFPAGYRVLTCTTSSAYRLSSILRAPQISQHKELVQWLRGKPKEWQSRAASFPPVTVESGPVFEHVVDKMHVNMWDFPSPLWHEGDGGRYIGTGCAVVTKDYDSDWVNVGTYRVMVHDENHVGLDMVAGKHGQIQHQKYMQAGEPFPVCIVIGAHPLCYLISGIEVPYGMCEWNYIGAILDEPVAVVHGELTGLPFPAGAEIVLEGFIYPGDTRMEGPFGEFHGYYQAGAKPTSVMTVERVYHRNQPIIVGSPPAKPPNDYSYSKAVMRSALLFDALLAAGVPGVEGVWAHEIGGARMFTVASIKQRYAGHARQCGHVLSQCGVGAYMGRYVVVVDDDIDPANLEEVMWAVATRSDPVYDIDFIHNAMGSKNDPMSVAYKSNAMFSSRAIIDACRPYDHIDDFPPVAEASQKLQEEVKTRWGHLIKL, from the coding sequence ATGCCAAACAGCCTCAATTTGAGAAACTGGCTCGATGATATGCGACAAGCGGACAATCTACAGGTTCTCAAAGGTGCAGATTGGAACCTCGAACTCGGAGCCATCAGTGAGATGAACGTCAAGCAAGATGGTCATTCGGCACTGCTGTTTGATGAGATTATGGGTTTTCCCGCTGGGTACCGGGTTTTGACTTGTACGACGAGCAGCGCCTACCGGCTCAGTTCTATCTTGAGGGCACCTCAAATCAGCCAACATAAGGAATTGGTGCAGTGGCTGCGCGGAAAACCGAAAGAGTGGCAGTCAAGAGCCGCTAGTTTCCCGCCTGTAACTGTGGAGTCTGGCCCTGTCTTTGAGCACGTGGTCGACAAAATGCATGTAAATATGTGGGATTTTCCGTCCCCGCTCTGGCACGAAGGAGACGGTGGACGTTACATCGGCACAGGTTGTGCCGTCGTGACCAAGGATTACGATTCCGATTGGGTAAACGTCGGAACGTATCGCGTGATGGTTCACGACGAGAATCACGTAGGACTCGATATGGTAGCTGGAAAACACGGTCAAATCCAGCACCAAAAATATATGCAGGCAGGCGAACCGTTCCCGGTGTGTATCGTTATCGGGGCCCATCCGCTCTGCTACCTCATTTCCGGCATCGAAGTCCCATACGGGATGTGCGAGTGGAACTATATCGGCGCAATCCTCGATGAACCGGTCGCGGTGGTTCACGGCGAGTTGACAGGTCTGCCGTTTCCTGCCGGCGCGGAGATTGTCCTCGAGGGTTTCATTTACCCTGGTGATACGCGAATGGAGGGCCCCTTCGGAGAGTTTCATGGCTACTACCAGGCCGGGGCAAAGCCGACTTCTGTGATGACTGTGGAGCGTGTTTATCACCGCAATCAACCCATTATTGTGGGTAGTCCGCCAGCAAAACCACCCAATGACTACTCTTATTCAAAAGCTGTCATGCGTTCAGCGTTGTTGTTTGATGCACTTCTTGCTGCAGGTGTACCAGGCGTTGAAGGCGTGTGGGCGCACGAAATCGGTGGTGCACGGATGTTCACTGTTGCCAGCATCAAACAACGATACGCAGGTCATGCGAGGCAATGCGGCCATGTCCTCAGCCAATGCGGCGTCGGCGCGTACATGGGGCGGTATGTCGTTGTGGTCGATGATGATATCGATCCAGCCAATCTGGAGGAGGTGATGTGGGCAGTGGCAACGAGATCGGACCCGGTATACGATATTGATTTCATCCATAACGCGATGGGTTCGAAAAATGACCCCATGTCCGTCGCCTATAAATCAAACGCCATGTTCAGTTCCCGGGCCATTATTGACGCTTGCCGCCCCTATGACCATATTGACGACTTTCCTCCTGTGGCCGAGGCGAGTCAGAAACTTCAGGAGGAGGTGAAAACAAGGTGGGGGCACCTGATAAAACTGTAA
- a CDS encoding MFS transporter, which translates to MSQPLPQVASISGPWYRNVTVKQWHALIASNLGWLFDGYETYALILTVGVALKQLLPTEHLKLIPLYAGTTIGLTLLGWGVGGIVGGILADYIGRKKVMMISILSYALMTGLSAIAWSWSSFIILRLLVGFCIGTEWGTGTSMVAEVFPMNTRAKAAGIMQSGLGIGFFIASLIWYFVSGTGPNSWRLMYLFGILPALLLLWLRRNVDESERWEHANERRSNVRAKVEKGEHLSHDDEKYSAFTLKALFSDKLSRKMAILGLLMSLTTTVGWWAISSWVPSYVGATAAKHGLSAAHWASASGMVYNVGAIIGYITLGFLADAWGRKKTTLTYFAMSLILTPVLFLWVHQLGLMLVLTAVNGLFTLGQYTWMPVWLPEFFATPIRATGVSFVFNAARFVAFLGPLFAGYLITILGGYSIAATIIGLIYIVGFVTALFLRETKGQPLPE; encoded by the coding sequence ATGAGTCAACCATTACCACAGGTTGCATCGATATCTGGTCCATGGTATCGCAACGTGACCGTCAAGCAATGGCATGCACTGATTGCATCAAACTTAGGATGGTTGTTTGACGGCTATGAGACCTACGCTTTGATTTTGACCGTGGGTGTAGCACTGAAGCAGCTTCTGCCTACGGAGCATTTGAAACTAATTCCGCTCTACGCAGGTACCACAATTGGTTTAACACTGCTAGGCTGGGGCGTTGGTGGGATTGTAGGTGGTATCCTTGCAGACTACATTGGGCGTAAAAAAGTGATGATGATTTCCATTCTCTCTTACGCCTTGATGACCGGTTTAAGTGCAATTGCCTGGTCCTGGAGTTCGTTTATCATCCTCCGTCTACTGGTAGGTTTTTGCATTGGAACGGAGTGGGGGACAGGGACCTCCATGGTGGCGGAAGTGTTTCCAATGAATACCCGGGCGAAGGCCGCTGGCATCATGCAGTCTGGTCTTGGCATTGGATTTTTCATTGCATCGCTCATCTGGTATTTCGTCAGCGGCACGGGTCCCAACTCTTGGCGTCTCATGTATCTGTTTGGAATCCTGCCAGCTTTGCTGCTCTTGTGGCTGCGGAGGAATGTCGACGAATCTGAGCGTTGGGAGCACGCCAATGAACGTCGGTCCAATGTTCGAGCGAAGGTAGAAAAAGGCGAGCACCTATCACACGACGATGAGAAATACTCTGCGTTTACTCTGAAAGCGCTTTTCTCCGACAAACTATCCCGCAAGATGGCGATTCTTGGACTCCTCATGTCCTTGACGACGACAGTGGGCTGGTGGGCCATCTCTTCTTGGGTTCCATCCTATGTCGGAGCCACCGCGGCGAAGCACGGTTTGTCAGCTGCTCACTGGGCGAGTGCGAGCGGCATGGTCTATAACGTCGGAGCGATTATCGGGTACATCACGCTTGGATTTCTAGCGGATGCGTGGGGACGCAAGAAGACAACACTCACTTATTTTGCGATGTCTCTGATTTTGACTCCGGTCCTCTTTCTCTGGGTGCATCAGTTGGGATTGATGCTCGTTCTAACGGCGGTCAATGGGCTGTTTACGCTTGGTCAATACACATGGATGCCAGTATGGCTCCCCGAATTCTTTGCAACGCCCATCCGTGCTACTGGTGTGTCGTTTGTCTTTAATGCTGCCAGGTTTGTCGCCTTCCTCGGCCCCCTCTTTGCTGGTTACTTGATTACGATTCTTGGTGGCTACAGCATCGCGGCTACCATCATCGGCTTGATTTATATTGTCGGGTTTGTCACTGCACTGTTCTTGCGCGAAACCAAGGGCCAGCCGCTTCCCGAGTAG